One window from the genome of Nicotiana sylvestris chromosome 9, ASM39365v2, whole genome shotgun sequence encodes:
- the LOC138877047 gene encoding uncharacterized protein, which yields MSTIQNPPSTDVDEFLFWLQVWWYELGGDGQKWIIKYLGALTDIMKVKPRSDLITALVTFWDPVHNVFRFSDFELTPTLEEIAGYSGFDGDLRNQNLIFPKAPSVHRFFGLLNISNQIRKSNIVKGCCSFNFLYSRFGKPDGFEIHEKGLTNKQNKDTWQIHRRFAFMVAFLGIMVFPNKERTIDIRIARVIQVLTNKERHTLAPIILSDIYRVLTLCKSGAKFFEGCNI from the coding sequence atgagcaccatccaaaacccaccgtccacagatgtagatgagtttctgTTTTGGCTTCAGGTGTGGTGGTATGAGTTGggaggagatggtcagaaatggatcattaagtatttgggagctctcacagatattatgaaagttaaaccgcgCAGTGATTTGATTACggcactagtgactttttgggatcCTGTTCataatgtctttcgcttctctgatttcgagcttactcccacattagaagaaatagctggatattccggttttgacggagatttgagaaaccaaaatcttatattcccaaaggctccctcagtacaccgattctttggtcttctgaatatcagtaatcaaatcagaaaaagcaacattgtcaaagggtgttgttctttcaacttcctatattcaaggttcggaaagccggatggatttgaaattcatgaaaagggccttactaacaaacaaaacaaggataCCTGGCAAATTCACCGTCgattcgctttcatggtggcttttctgggaatcatggtcttcccaaacaaagagcggacgattgatattcgcatagccagagtcATACAAGTCCTCACCAACAAAGAACGTCACACTCTTGCCccaatcattctctcagacatttatcgggtgttgactttgtgtaaatccggggcaaaattcttcgaaggttgcaatatt
- the LOC138878228 gene encoding uncharacterized protein → MGGIVEEGLKSNKIMSYSAIKETTQVIQGSIGGIGKKKREEAAMVDSRTWSGSRGWKLFFDGAANMKGVGIGAVIIYETRHHYPVTAQLRFYCTNNMAECEAYILGLRLAADMDIQEILVLGDSDLLVHQIQGEWETQDLNLIPYRQCLHDLCQRF, encoded by the exons atggggggcattgtagaagaaggcctcaagtcgaataaaatcatgagctattcggctatcaaagaaACTACTCAGGTTATTCAGGGTagcataggagggattgggaagaagaagagagaggaagcagcaatggttgattcaAGAACTTGGTCTGGATCtagag gctggaaacttttctttgatggggctgccaacatgaaaggagtcgggataggagctgtgattATTTATGAAAcaaggcatcactatcctgttacggctcagcttcggttttattgcaccaacaatatggctgagtgtGAAGCCTatattttgggtctaaggctagctgcagacatggatatccaggaaatcttggtcttgggagactcggatcttctggtacatcaaattcaaggagaatgggaaacgcaaGACTTGAatctcataccgtaccgacaatgtttacatgatctttgtcaacggttttga